Proteins encoded within one genomic window of Flavobacterium sp. NG2:
- a CDS encoding TonB-dependent receptor, translated as MNQTKLLLILFLLPTLMFAQKTLRGTVLDENKMPLPGATILLKGTTKGTTTNLDGVFSISIDKTPSTISISYIGYNTKEINVYNQTEIQVELKESKNQLDEIVVIGYGSVKKGDLTGAVTTVKTTDDISQNSKSIEDIIKGRAAGVQVTANGSEPGAPNSIKIRGVSSLTGNSEPLYVIDGIIVSSATEDTGNPLTGFTSPQGGGIPGVNPADIESVEILKDASATAIYGSRAANGVVIVTTKKGKKGNAKFNFTTSLGIGNVVRNIEVLNTRDYADYQNNMKLALGQAKPYDIIDGKVYNAGTTELINGVNWADDTYRTSIVKKNRLSASGGGDKGNYYISGGFTSNQGTFPNALAKATDFNLNLNQDLSDRLKLGAKFSANYTQLNSSKGADENGSTNSSMVRQVLQAAPILNLADNNQNQGDVSDFLDGPRAWTADYDDNAKDIRILGALTLDYKISKAFSYRLRFGSDYRSKDRSFWYGTALLKGRNANGLAGVSTLDRFRYNVDNTLMYKKNFNKNNKIDATAGFIIDKTSVRTTQYSGSNFADKSLRADGISFAGINTPLIVDSEFPNLASFIGRLNYTLYNKYLFTGTFRADGSTKFAEGQKWGYFPAVSFAWKVSEESFLKGNETLSNLKVRLGYGQVGNQNINSYRTLSLLSRPNSALADANGGNLVAVVPPNLSNTALQWETAIQYNAGIDFGFFKDRLTGTFDAYYKTSADLLLNADIPDSSGFDLLTTNKGNIDNRGVELSLNADIIKNKNFNWSVFGNISVNRNKIGTLGTLPAEFGNLGRVVAFTGAQISGGTYFKQPANIFIEGEQVGLFYGYQTQGIIRTNEQLTATPSGNPLQYGGRALRVGDVYFVDQNGDGNIDDKDKTIIGNPNPEFTYGFGTSFEYKNFSISAMFNGVYGNQIANGNILELGYANNSTNNVLVTAYKDAFNPVTNPNGAYPNVGVGGYGNYNYTTDFNDRQVEDGSFLRLSYVTLGYNVPVKDFGFIDSLKLTFSGQNLWLLTKYSGFDPEVNSFSFDPTRTGIDWGSFPNQRTFTFGLNVTF; from the coding sequence ATGAACCAAACCAAATTACTGCTAATTTTATTTCTGTTGCCAACTTTAATGTTCGCACAAAAAACATTAAGAGGTACCGTTTTGGATGAGAACAAAATGCCTCTTCCAGGTGCTACAATTTTATTGAAAGGTACTACAAAAGGTACTACAACTAATCTTGATGGTGTTTTTTCCATCTCGATAGATAAAACACCATCTACAATTTCCATCAGTTATATAGGTTATAATACTAAAGAAATAAATGTATATAATCAAACTGAAATTCAAGTTGAATTAAAAGAAAGTAAAAACCAATTAGACGAAATTGTTGTCATTGGTTATGGCTCTGTAAAAAAAGGAGATTTAACAGGCGCTGTTACTACAGTTAAAACTACAGATGATATTTCTCAAAATTCAAAGAGTATTGAGGACATTATTAAAGGTAGAGCTGCTGGGGTACAAGTTACAGCTAATGGCTCAGAACCAGGAGCACCTAATTCTATCAAAATTAGAGGGGTGAGTAGTTTAACAGGAAACTCTGAACCTTTGTATGTTATTGATGGAATTATTGTTAGTTCAGCTACTGAAGATACAGGAAATCCTTTAACTGGTTTTACATCTCCACAGGGAGGAGGAATTCCGGGAGTAAATCCAGCCGATATTGAAAGTGTAGAAATATTAAAAGATGCATCGGCAACGGCTATTTATGGTTCTAGGGCTGCAAATGGTGTGGTTATCGTAACGACTAAAAAAGGTAAAAAAGGAAATGCTAAATTCAATTTCACTACCTCTTTAGGAATAGGGAATGTGGTACGCAACATTGAAGTTTTGAATACGAGAGATTATGCGGATTATCAAAACAATATGAAATTGGCTTTAGGTCAAGCAAAACCTTACGATATTATTGATGGTAAAGTGTATAACGCTGGAACAACTGAATTAATTAACGGTGTAAACTGGGCAGATGATACTTATAGAACATCGATTGTGAAGAAAAACAGATTATCGGCATCTGGGGGTGGTGATAAAGGAAATTACTACATCTCTGGAGGATTTACATCTAATCAAGGAACTTTCCCGAATGCCTTAGCTAAAGCCACAGATTTTAACTTAAACCTAAATCAAGATTTATCAGATAGGTTAAAATTAGGCGCGAAATTCTCGGCTAATTATACGCAATTAAACTCATCTAAAGGAGCTGATGAAAATGGTTCTACAAATAGTAGTATGGTACGCCAAGTATTACAGGCGGCACCTATTTTAAATCTAGCAGACAATAATCAAAACCAAGGCGATGTGAGTGACTTCCTTGATGGACCTCGTGCCTGGACAGCTGATTATGATGATAATGCAAAAGACATTCGAATATTAGGAGCCTTAACATTAGATTATAAAATATCAAAAGCGTTTAGTTATAGATTGCGTTTTGGTAGTGATTACAGATCTAAAGACAGAAGCTTTTGGTATGGAACCGCTTTGTTAAAAGGACGAAATGCAAATGGTTTAGCAGGTGTTTCTACGTTGGATCGTTTTAGATATAATGTAGATAATACCTTGATGTACAAAAAGAATTTTAATAAGAATAATAAAATTGATGCTACCGCTGGATTTATCATTGATAAAACGAGTGTAAGAACCACACAATATTCAGGGTCAAATTTTGCTGACAAATCACTAAGAGCTGATGGTATTTCATTTGCAGGAATTAATACGCCTCTTATTGTTGACAGTGAGTTCCCAAATTTAGCTTCCTTTATTGGACGTTTGAATTACACACTTTATAACAAATATTTATTTACTGGAACATTCAGAGCGGATGGTAGTACAAAATTTGCTGAAGGTCAAAAATGGGGCTATTTCCCAGCTGTTTCCTTTGCTTGGAAAGTAAGTGAGGAATCTTTCTTAAAAGGAAATGAAACGCTTTCTAACTTAAAAGTTCGTTTAGGATACGGACAGGTAGGAAATCAAAACATCAATTCGTACAGGACGTTAAGCCTTTTGTCAAGACCTAATTCAGCACTAGCTGATGCTAATGGGGGAAATTTAGTGGCTGTTGTACCGCCTAATTTAAGCAACACTGCACTGCAATGGGAAACAGCCATACAATACAATGCGGGAATTGATTTTGGTTTTTTCAAGGATCGTTTAACAGGAACTTTTGATGCTTACTACAAAACAAGTGCTGATCTTTTATTGAATGCAGATATTCCAGATTCATCAGGATTTGACCTTTTAACTACTAATAAGGGAAATATTGATAATAGAGGGGTGGAACTTTCTTTGAATGCAGATATTATTAAAAACAAAAACTTTAATTGGTCTGTTTTTGGAAATATTTCAGTGAATAGAAACAAAATTGGAACCTTAGGAACACTTCCAGCTGAATTTGGAAACTTAGGAAGAGTTGTTGCTTTTACAGGAGCGCAAATCTCTGGAGGGACTTACTTCAAGCAGCCTGCTAATATTTTCATCGAAGGCGAACAAGTAGGTTTGTTCTACGGATACCAAACCCAAGGGATTATTAGAACAAATGAGCAATTAACCGCTACACCTTCAGGAAATCCATTGCAATACGGAGGTAGAGCTTTAAGAGTAGGAGATGTTTATTTTGTGGATCAAAATGGTGATGGAAATATTGATGATAAGGATAAAACTATTATTGGAAATCCTAATCCTGAATTTACTTATGGTTTTGGTACTTCATTTGAATACAAGAATTTTTCAATCAGTGCGATGTTTAATGGGGTTTATGGAAACCAAATTGCAAATGGAAATATCCTAGAATTAGGGTATGCTAATAACTCGACAAATAATGTGCTTGTTACTGCTTATAAAGATGCTTTTAATCCAGTAACCAATCCAAATGGTGCTTACCCTAATGTTGGTGTAGGCGGTTACGGAAACTACAATTATACAACTGATTTTAATGACCGCCAAGTGGAGGACGGAAGCTTCTTAAGATTGAGTTATGTTACCTTAGGATATAATGTGCCTGTAAAAGATTTTGGGTTTATTGATAGTTTAAAACTAACTTTTTCAGGACAAAATTTATGGTTGCTAACGAAATATTCTGGATTTGATCCAGAGGTAAATAGTTTTTCTTTTGACCCTACGAGGACTGGTATTGATTGGGGTTCTTTCCCAAATCAAAGAACATTCACTTTTGGTTTAAATGTAACTTTCTAA
- a CDS encoding two-component regulator propeller domain-containing protein, producing MKLVISRSPNHTNNIMLNIKYHILSILSFVFCQFLFAQSNIEFQQLIGENIPIQSITYAVKQDKNGNLWIASEEGVLKNNSRFYKTYNNYDGLPEKLNNRITQLFIDSKQQIWIGLENDVCKYDKDLDVFKIVKSNSKTNPSSVKCITEDNEGIIWIGAVNGLWKYNAKADTIELVVKMSNIDALYSYKEKLIFGTSEGLFSYLPHKKQLQKIALNSLPSNITTIAFINNSFVIGTKTGKIFKGNLSLNQFQLINFKTNNNGPIKDILKTSAHTIYIATDGDGLYKVDDSFKIISHYREDVNNENSLASNGIYDIELGKENILWIATYGGGINYMDSNKLPFQKIQHRINSSNSIVSNFTRSISKDQNGNLWFGTTKGISILNKKNNSWQHLNNLSHKIEGTQDVVLAFQADGEFMWVGTYNSGLFKININSLKVEHYDKVHTRVYTIFKDSKGNIWVGGIDGNVTAISPQNQISSYPIQTVRSIIETRDGHILAAGKNGIYTINPSTKEVKLIDPLKPNKEILAYSTINSVYETKDERLVIASNGDGLVFYNPKNKQIKKLTIASGMPSDIVQGIIPVNDANFWVSTTKGLAHILTTPKDTIINIFDKKDGLSSTEYNYGSYKKISDSVFAFGGVDGVTLFNPNAIKTQNYKPKVEFELFKLSNKVINPGDKPLLKHINETKSITLKHNENSIEIRFTGISHSSASKVKYSWKLEGFDKEWSTPNLQTIATYTNLSPGQYTFRVKAYNKYSIPGEERVLSIEILSPWWATSLAYVFYFFLLIGIIIAIIHFTSVIIKNKNADEQIDFFNNITHEIKTPLTILIASLDNVTEGNDSGEESKKRIKTTVKRINSLFEQMLNFQKVTSTDNLALDVSKIEVERHILKRVNNFAPLTEEKNIEIIVNNQWGDLPYYFDKDIFDKILLNLISNAIKYSLKGGKIVINIKQSESKELKIEISDDGIGIPNDQQKFILKRYYRARNVVNSQSPGTGLGLMMTKKLLEKTGGSISFVSEENKGTTFSVLLKNQEQEYNKKMSSLQNTLNIDVVNEQLEIDEFSDSKILIVEDNDELRTVLVNTLGVYFQIYEAQNGKEGLEKASQIFPDLILTDLIMPEMDGMQMARELKDDINLNHIPVIMLTVLQNSEQKLESIETGISEYIEKPIDTQFLLAKMINILKWQKKLRDKYIHDTETDTASLFRNKNDQEFLKSLEEKVLENIENELFSVHDLSGSFSMSRTSLYMKLKNLVDLSPQDFIIHTKLKYAKKLLIEGELSIKEVAYRSGFSNPKYFSTSFKKFYDTTPSAFLDSLKKE from the coding sequence ATGAAATTAGTTATCAGCAGATCCCCAAATCATACTAATAACATTATGTTGAATATTAAATATCATATTTTATCAATTCTTAGTTTTGTCTTTTGTCAATTTTTGTTTGCGCAAAGCAATATAGAATTTCAGCAATTAATAGGCGAAAATATTCCTATCCAAAGTATCACTTACGCAGTCAAGCAGGACAAAAATGGAAATCTTTGGATTGCCTCTGAGGAAGGGGTGTTGAAAAACAATTCTAGATTCTACAAAACGTATAATAATTACGACGGACTTCCTGAAAAACTAAACAATCGTATCACTCAATTATTTATTGACTCGAAACAACAAATTTGGATTGGTCTGGAAAATGACGTTTGCAAGTATGATAAAGATTTGGATGTTTTTAAAATTGTAAAATCAAATTCTAAAACGAATCCCTCCTCAGTCAAATGCATCACCGAAGATAATGAAGGAATAATTTGGATTGGAGCAGTAAACGGACTTTGGAAATACAATGCCAAAGCAGATACAATAGAATTAGTTGTTAAAATGTCGAACATCGATGCGTTGTACAGCTACAAGGAAAAACTCATTTTTGGCACTAGTGAAGGTTTGTTTTCGTACCTCCCTCATAAAAAACAATTGCAAAAAATAGCACTTAATTCCTTGCCTAGCAATATCACTACTATCGCTTTTATTAATAATTCATTTGTAATTGGTACAAAAACAGGAAAAATTTTCAAAGGGAATCTTAGTTTGAATCAATTCCAATTAATTAATTTCAAAACAAATAATAACGGTCCCATAAAAGATATTCTTAAAACTTCCGCGCATACAATTTACATTGCGACGGATGGCGATGGATTGTACAAAGTAGATGACTCATTTAAAATAATCAGTCATTATAGAGAAGATGTTAATAATGAAAATTCCTTAGCAAGCAATGGGATTTATGACATTGAGTTAGGTAAAGAAAATATTTTGTGGATAGCTACTTACGGTGGTGGTATCAACTATATGGATTCTAATAAATTGCCTTTTCAAAAAATCCAACATCGAATTAATTCTAGCAACAGTATTGTTTCTAATTTTACAAGATCCATTTCCAAAGACCAAAATGGAAATCTATGGTTTGGAACAACTAAGGGGATTAGCATTCTGAACAAGAAAAACAATAGTTGGCAACATTTGAATAATTTATCCCATAAAATTGAAGGGACTCAAGATGTTGTTCTTGCCTTTCAAGCTGATGGTGAATTTATGTGGGTTGGAACCTATAATAGTGGTTTGTTCAAAATAAATATCAATAGCTTAAAAGTGGAACACTATGACAAAGTTCATACGAGAGTTTATACCATTTTTAAAGACTCAAAAGGGAATATTTGGGTAGGTGGAATTGATGGAAATGTAACGGCAATTAGTCCTCAAAATCAAATAAGCTCATACCCAATTCAAACTGTTAGGTCGATTATTGAAACCCGTGATGGTCATATTTTAGCAGCTGGTAAAAACGGAATTTACACCATTAATCCTTCAACCAAAGAGGTTAAGCTAATTGACCCGTTAAAGCCTAACAAAGAGATTTTAGCTTATTCGACAATTAATTCGGTTTATGAAACTAAGGACGAGAGGTTAGTAATAGCAAGTAACGGTGATGGATTGGTTTTTTATAATCCTAAAAACAAGCAAATAAAAAAATTAACCATTGCCTCTGGAATGCCTTCGGATATTGTTCAAGGGATTATTCCTGTCAATGATGCTAATTTTTGGGTGAGTACGACCAAAGGTCTAGCGCATATTTTGACAACTCCAAAGGACACCATCATTAATATTTTTGATAAAAAAGATGGATTGTCAAGCACGGAATATAATTATGGAAGTTATAAAAAAATCAGTGATAGTGTATTTGCATTTGGTGGAGTTGACGGGGTTACCTTGTTTAATCCGAATGCGATAAAAACTCAAAATTACAAGCCTAAGGTTGAATTTGAGCTATTTAAACTTTCGAATAAAGTCATCAATCCAGGGGACAAACCATTATTGAAACACATCAATGAGACAAAATCGATTACTTTAAAGCACAATGAAAACTCCATTGAAATACGATTTACTGGAATTTCACATAGCTCCGCTTCAAAGGTTAAATATTCCTGGAAATTAGAAGGTTTTGACAAAGAATGGTCAACACCTAATTTACAAACCATAGCGACTTATACTAATTTAAGTCCGGGTCAATATACTTTTAGAGTCAAAGCGTATAACAAATATTCCATTCCCGGAGAAGAGCGTGTGTTAAGTATTGAAATTCTTTCTCCTTGGTGGGCCACTAGCCTTGCTTATGTATTTTATTTCTTTTTATTAATAGGGATTATTATTGCGATTATTCATTTTACCAGTGTCATCATTAAAAACAAAAATGCTGATGAACAAATTGATTTCTTCAATAATATTACCCACGAAATCAAAACACCATTAACCATCTTGATTGCATCATTGGATAATGTGACCGAAGGAAATGATTCTGGCGAGGAGTCTAAAAAAAGAATCAAAACCACAGTAAAAAGAATCAATTCCCTTTTTGAACAAATGCTTAATTTTCAAAAAGTAACTTCAACGGATAATCTAGCACTAGATGTTTCTAAAATAGAGGTCGAAAGACATATTCTTAAGAGGGTTAATAATTTTGCACCATTAACCGAAGAAAAAAACATTGAAATTATTGTAAACAATCAATGGGGTGATTTACCGTATTATTTTGACAAAGATATTTTTGATAAAATTCTTTTAAACTTAATTTCAAATGCCATAAAGTACTCTCTTAAAGGTGGAAAGATTGTCATCAATATTAAACAATCAGAAAGCAAAGAATTAAAAATCGAAATTTCAGATGATGGGATTGGGATTCCAAACGACCAGCAAAAATTCATTCTGAAACGCTATTATAGAGCTCGAAATGTAGTCAATAGCCAAAGCCCTGGAACAGGTTTAGGATTGATGATGACTAAAAAATTATTAGAAAAAACAGGAGGCTCCATTAGTTTTGTTAGCGAAGAAAACAAAGGAACTACTTTTAGTGTCTTGCTGAAAAACCAAGAGCAAGAATACAATAAGAAAATGTCTTCTCTCCAAAACACACTCAACATTGATGTGGTCAACGAGCAATTAGAAATTGATGAGTTTAGTGATAGTAAAATCCTAATTGTCGAAGACAACGACGAACTAAGAACGGTACTTGTAAATACTTTAGGCGTTTATTTTCAGATTTATGAGGCCCAAAACGGAAAAGAAGGATTAGAAAAAGCCTCGCAAATTTTCCCTGATTTGATTCTAACAGACCTTATTATGCCTGAAATGGATGGTATGCAAATGGCACGTGAATTAAAAGACGATATCAATCTCAATCACATTCCAGTGATTATGCTTACTGTGTTGCAAAATTCAGAACAAAAACTAGAAAGTATTGAGACTGGAATTTCAGAATATATTGAAAAACCTATTGATACACAGTTTTTATTGGCTAAGATGATTAATATTTTAAAATGGCAAAAAAAATTGAGAGATAAATACATACACGACACTGAAACAGATACTGCTTCTTTGTTTAGAAATAAAAATGATCAAGAGTTTTTAAAAAGCTTAGAAGAAAAAGTGCTAGAGAATATCGAAAACGAATTGTTTTCTGTTCATGATTTGTCAGGAAGTTTCAGCATGAGTAGAACTTCACTTTATATGAAACTTAAAAATTTAGTGGATTTGTCTCCACAAGATTTTATTATTCACACCAAGTTAAAATATGCCAAGAAACTCCTTATCGAAGGGGAACTTAGCATCAAAGAAGTAGCCTATCGTTCGGGATTTTCTAATCCAAAATACTTTAGTACCTCTTTCAAAAAATTCTACGACACCACCCCAAGCGCTTTTCTAGACAGCTTGAAGAAAGAATAA
- a CDS encoding RagB/SusD family nutrient uptake outer membrane protein, with protein sequence MKNTNKIIKLVALFIITLPFSSCNDLLTDTPENQYSEEQVFSTAEGTETAVNGMYYQLQGYDYYGGRLRLLLWPHSGKYFSKQGANSDANQLNVTNNNLNLGTLWLGMYQTINQTNIVIANVEGSGLSNEATSLGQAYFLRAVVYFDLVRMFEEAPIKLVPSTKDNIHVAKSSKEELYNQVISDLKKAANLLPDRGQYIGGRPLKYAANAYLAKVYVTLAGENSATIKVANFNPVTEAEITAATITNFWEEAKTELDFVINNGGYTLATTYADLFKEGARNSSESIFELQYGHTGAERTNDIVRDIVLSDHASVPKGITTFGRILPNKEMFSDHIIQYSGKVYAPAVFIPSGNNAALINLDNAVADPRINATYVYNSYVKTSDGSTQNLFPRQKSGNFSYPAINKYGDLTYDGTTTFRNLILLRYADVLLLRAEVENELTGPTAAYTYVNRVLLRARTTTSGVKVQPADWTSVSVPTKEAFRERIMKEREYELNGEGHEWFDMRRRGLGRFQEQITHHNNATVFFGSTTDLIFTNVETQLKIPIPLTEISTNNLIND encoded by the coding sequence ATGAAAAATACAAATAAAATTATAAAATTAGTAGCCTTGTTCATTATAACACTACCCTTCAGTAGTTGTAATGATCTACTAACAGACACTCCAGAAAATCAATATTCTGAAGAGCAAGTGTTCTCAACAGCTGAAGGAACTGAAACTGCGGTAAACGGAATGTATTATCAATTGCAAGGATACGACTATTATGGGGGGAGATTACGTTTGCTATTATGGCCTCATTCTGGAAAATACTTTTCAAAACAAGGCGCAAATTCTGATGCGAATCAATTAAATGTGACCAATAACAATCTTAATCTAGGTACTTTGTGGTTAGGGATGTACCAAACAATCAATCAAACTAATATTGTGATAGCGAATGTTGAAGGTAGCGGATTATCAAATGAAGCAACAAGTTTGGGACAGGCTTATTTTTTAAGAGCAGTCGTTTATTTTGATTTGGTTCGAATGTTTGAAGAAGCACCTATAAAATTAGTGCCTTCTACAAAAGACAATATTCATGTTGCTAAAAGTTCAAAAGAAGAATTATACAATCAAGTAATTAGTGACTTGAAAAAAGCAGCTAACTTATTACCTGACAGAGGTCAATACATTGGAGGCCGACCATTGAAATATGCCGCTAATGCATATTTGGCAAAGGTATATGTTACGTTGGCTGGTGAAAATAGCGCTACGATTAAAGTAGCCAATTTTAATCCAGTTACTGAAGCCGAAATCACAGCGGCTACAATCACTAACTTTTGGGAAGAAGCAAAAACCGAATTGGATTTTGTAATCAACAATGGAGGTTATACACTGGCAACAACTTATGCTGATTTGTTTAAAGAAGGAGCAAGAAACAGCTCAGAATCTATCTTTGAATTGCAATACGGACATACAGGAGCAGAAAGAACTAATGATATTGTGAGAGATATTGTGCTTAGCGATCATGCGAGTGTTCCTAAAGGAATTACAACTTTTGGACGTATTCTTCCTAACAAAGAAATGTTTAGTGACCATATCATCCAATATTCAGGAAAGGTGTATGCACCCGCTGTATTTATTCCATCAGGAAATAATGCTGCTTTGATTAACTTAGACAATGCTGTTGCTGACCCAAGAATTAATGCTACTTATGTGTATAATTCTTATGTTAAAACATCTGACGGTTCAACGCAAAATCTTTTTCCACGTCAAAAATCAGGAAATTTCTCTTATCCAGCTATAAATAAATATGGTGATTTGACTTATGATGGAACTACCACTTTTAGAAACTTAATTTTACTTCGTTATGCTGATGTGTTGTTACTAAGAGCTGAGGTTGAAAATGAGTTGACAGGACCAACTGCTGCTTATACTTATGTAAATAGAGTTTTATTAAGAGCAAGAACCACCACTTCAGGGGTTAAAGTGCAACCTGCTGATTGGACTTCAGTAAGTGTTCCCACGAAAGAAGCATTCCGTGAGAGAATCATGAAAGAGCGTGAATATGAATTGAATGGGGAAGGACATGAATGGTTTGATATGAGAAGACGAGGTTTAGGTCGTTTTCAAGAACAAATCACGCACCATAATAATGCAACAGTGTTTTTTGGAAGTACTACTGATTTAATATTTACGAATGTTGAAACGCAATTGAAAATTCCAATTCCATTGACAGAGATATCTACCAATAATTTGATAAACGATTAA
- a CDS encoding sulfatase-like hydrolase/transferase: protein MKYNLTLSILFSFVTLSMWPQKTTNSKPNVLMICIDDLRTNLGCYGDKQAITPNIDALSKRGVTFLNHEVQFAVCGPSRSCLATSLMPEETGVIGFKPIRAKLKDVVFLPEYFRNNGYTTAAAGKIHDPRTVGKINEKGEIKGRDEDEASWSIPYISPVDKVDDHGLSMSFEDLPEKDYIDGNIRSEGIKLMEQLAANKKPFFLAIGLKKPHEPFVAPKKYWDLYNNTKFEPAKNQKAPLGRDDLKTYTIQGKDIKDHIDPATGLITLEYQVKLKQGYYAATSFVDAQVGMILDKVKELKLTDNTIIVLWSDHGLFLGEHGRWNKHSNLEIASSSPLIIYNPATKNVSGKTTAPVSTVDLYPTLCELAGLKIPEQPLNNDTNTGRPLKGRSIVPILKDITAKTKIGAITVYQGQRGMGYGYRLQDKYRYIEWVKNGQENFYELYDYEVDPNETVNLAAIERDKYEPLLHKFSRNIRNLGEAAGCLALLKTKPFEMSEKNKDKILIRDADADGIPDEVEGAIDTDGDGIMNYLDLDSDNDGVLDKEEGLGDRDQDGVLNYVDANDKK from the coding sequence ATGAAATACAATTTAACCCTCAGCATCTTATTCTCATTTGTTACTTTAAGTATGTGGCCACAAAAAACAACCAACAGCAAGCCAAATGTATTGATGATTTGCATTGATGACTTAAGAACAAATTTAGGGTGTTATGGAGACAAACAAGCCATAACGCCTAATATTGATGCTTTGTCCAAACGCGGAGTTACTTTTTTGAATCATGAGGTTCAATTTGCCGTTTGTGGTCCATCAAGGTCTTGTTTGGCCACTAGTTTAATGCCTGAGGAAACGGGTGTTATTGGTTTTAAACCCATACGAGCTAAACTAAAAGATGTGGTCTTTTTGCCTGAATATTTTAGAAACAATGGCTACACGACTGCTGCAGCAGGTAAAATTCATGACCCTAGAACGGTAGGAAAAATAAACGAAAAAGGGGAGATTAAAGGGCGTGATGAAGATGAAGCTTCTTGGTCAATACCTTATATTTCACCTGTTGATAAAGTGGATGATCACGGATTGTCCATGAGTTTTGAAGATTTACCTGAGAAAGACTACATCGACGGTAATATCCGAAGTGAAGGAATTAAGTTGATGGAGCAATTAGCGGCAAACAAAAAACCGTTCTTTTTGGCTATTGGGTTAAAAAAACCACACGAACCTTTTGTAGCACCAAAGAAATATTGGGACTTATATAATAATACCAAATTTGAACCAGCCAAAAACCAAAAAGCTCCTTTAGGAAGAGATGATTTAAAAACCTATACGATACAAGGTAAGGATATTAAAGACCATATCGATCCTGCAACAGGTTTAATAACTCTAGAGTATCAGGTAAAATTAAAACAAGGTTATTATGCAGCCACTTCTTTTGTTGATGCACAAGTAGGAATGATTTTAGACAAAGTCAAAGAACTAAAATTGACTGATAATACTATTATCGTACTTTGGAGTGATCATGGTTTATTTTTGGGAGAACACGGTAGATGGAACAAACATTCTAATTTAGAAATTGCTTCATCATCCCCTTTGATTATTTACAATCCTGCAACTAAGAATGTAAGCGGAAAAACAACTGCACCAGTTTCAACCGTAGATTTATATCCTACTTTATGCGAATTAGCAGGTTTGAAAATTCCTGAGCAACCCTTAAATAATGATACAAATACAGGAAGACCTCTTAAGGGAAGAAGTATAGTGCCAATATTAAAAGATATTACAGCCAAAACTAAAATAGGCGCAATAACGGTGTACCAAGGACAAAGAGGAATGGGATATGGTTATAGATTACAAGACAAATACCGTTATATTGAATGGGTGAAAAATGGTCAAGAAAATTTCTATGAATTATATGATTATGAAGTAGATCCTAACGAAACGGTAAATTTAGCCGCAATTGAAAGAGATAAGTACGAACCATTATTGCATAAATTTTCAAGAAACATCAGAAACTTAGGAGAGGCAGCTGGTTGTTTGGCTTTGTTAAAAACAAAACCTTTTGAGATGTCTGAAAAAAATAAAGACAAAATCTTAATTCGTGATGCTGATGCTGACGGAATTCCTGATGAGGTTGAAGGAGCGATTGATACTGATGGTGATGGAATCATGAATTATCTCGATTTAGACTCTGATAATGACGGGGTTTTAGACAAAGAAGAAGGTTTGGGAGACAGAGACCAGGATGGGGTTTTAAATTATGTAGATGCAAATGATAAAAAGTAA